The Labeo rohita strain BAU-BD-2019 chromosome 22, IGBB_LRoh.1.0, whole genome shotgun sequence genomic sequence TTCAGCAGCGACGTTAGAACCAGTAGACCAGATAAGGAGGAAATCAACAGGTTGTGTTGATATGGCGTTGCGCATGTCAGGTGATCCAATTTGGCTGGGTTTTGCTGAATGTTTCACTAGTGACCAGTTCACGACCCATTCATGTAGAGAATTAACAATCGGGGTTTGAATTAAAACGTAACATCTATTTTTATACATCTTAGCTTTCCTTCGGAAAAAAGGGGATTTAGATAATGAAAATTATCAGAAAAGTCTCTTATTCAGGAATAAAACCATCTATTAACCCAATTAAAATCACAATCACAGATTGTTTCCGTCTTATCCATATTCTCTCAGATACATTCACCAACTTAAAACAACACATCAGGCATTCGATAGGGCGGGCGGTGTTCTGGTCACCTGACTTAAATAAGAGTCTCTGATTGGTCGAGGAGGGAAAGGTGGCTTGGAGGCAGGACTCATCTCGAGGGCTGGgatagtgtgtatgtgtgtgtgtgtgtgtgtgtgtgtgtaaaagggGGAGCTCGTTTTATGAGCTAAAGGCCAGTTTGATGCTGCAGGAGGAGTAGCCCTCATCGCTGGCAGTGCTCTGTAGACTGCTGTGGTCGTCCAGATCGCTGGTGCTGGCTGTGCTGACGCTGTCCAGCTCTCCGTGAGAGAACTCTGTGCTCTCCACGTCCACCTCCATCTCTTCTGTGTCCAAAGAGAGAGTGAAACAAAGTCAGACAATGTTTTCATAGTGTTGTGTATCACATCAGGTATGTCACATGAAGTGGTGAAAAATATCTAGCTTGGCAATAAAGaccgatagaacaatagacaaaatgatagatagaacgttAGAATGTTTGATAAGATAGAACATTAGGTAGAATAATATATTGTTAGAACAattgaacaatagatagataatagaacgatagattgataaatagatagacatgGATAGACAAAGCAAGACTAATACACTGGCAAACAGATAGATAACGACGGACAGACagaacagaacaatagaatgataaacagaacgacagatgaacgacagatagatgatagaacggtagatagatagatagatagacaaagcAAGACTAACAGACtgattgatagatagacaaCGGATAGACAGATCagaagaatgacagatagaacgattGACAGAAcaataggtagatagatagacagacatagatagacagacagatagataatgacagatagacagaacaatatatagaatgaaaaatagaatgatagaatgatagatgaatggcagatagaacaatagacagaacgtttgatagaacgatagataggtagaatgacagatggacagacagatggacagatagatagacaaagcAAGACTAATAGACTGATTGATAGATAACGGATAGACAGatcagaacgatagaatgataaatagaatgacagaacggtTGACAGAACAATAggtagaacgatagaacaagatagaacgatagatagagagacatagatagacagacagatagataacgacagatagaacaatgtatagaatgaaaaataaaacggtagatagaatgataaacagaacgataaatagatgatagaacgatagatgaatgacagatagatgatagaacaatagatagaacgtttgatagaacgatagaatgacagacagatggacagatagatagatggacagataggtagatagatagatgataggcAGACAAAGCAAGActaatagacagatagataacgACGGATAGacagaacagaatgatagatagaatgataaatagaacgatagacagaatgatagaccgatagatagaacaatagatagatgatggatagaacaatagaacgacagatagatagatagatagacagatagacagacagacagatagacagacattgttaaatatatatatatatatatatatatatatatatatataatgtataatagaTTAACACATGAAGCTCCAACCTTGGTCTGAGTCGGAGCGGTCGGATCTCTCGGAGCAGAGGGTGGAGCCTACACTGTCAGTGCGTATCCTCTCGCCCTCCAGCACGCCCCCGCCGCCCCGCAGCAGGTCCAGTCGCCTCCGGAGGTGACGCTGCTCTCGCTCCAAACTCTCCAACTGATGCTGGGACTTACGCTCTGCTTCCTCCAGTTTCTGTGGGAAGACAAAGAACGGTGACTCACAGATAATTGCGGAAAATCACTAAGGGCACGTACATAAAGAATTCACGTGTAATCATTGGGTATTACAGCTAATGCATAAGTAAAAGCATGTTCGGCGCTACAAGacctttaatttatttcatccCTTTTTATCACTTCAGGATTGGGAAATATTGCAAGCCAGATTCAAACCTGCATTGACTACAAAAGCATTCATTAACATCATGCTATATGAAATAGCAGGGCGGGTGATTTAAAGAGGTGTGTTTTGTTATGCTCATGTGagtgatggatttgtttacTACAATTCTGAACCCAGTTCGGATCAATAATCCCTCCACACATGACTTTTGTGACCTTAAAATACATTACGCTAGAACAATACAGCATGACCCCCAGctacaaccacacacacacgcatatgcatatgcacacacacacgtaacTGGTTGGGACAGCTTAACCAGTTATGAGGGGAAAACCAGCAGCACATCGGAATGAAAGCCAAACTGAAAATACTGGGTTATTATCAGATACATATTTTCAACAATAGAAAGTATCTGTCTGTAGTGCTTGACatatgtttaacaaaaaaagctcTAAAGGCATAGAAACTGATTCGTCATATTAAGGGACGTGGCTCTGCTTACAAGAACCTGTGCCTGTTTGAACCTTGTGACTGTTTAAACGTGTGGATGTTAATAAGGTGTAGTCTTATATGTATAATAAGCTTTTATTTGCCTACTGATACAGAGATTCATCTCACGGGaatgaacattatttttttaaatactgttaatGTTGTGTcaagctttttttaatgaagaaataataaatgataacaatTGAGATGAACacatgatgaaaaaaaataataaatgacgcaaatttcaataaaaatattgcacCAGTGTTATCCATATGCGGTGTTgttgcaaaaattaaaaacaaaacgtcACGGGCAGAGACAGGTGCAACAGGATGAGTAAATGTGGCGAGTCAAATTCGAACTCATACTTCCCACATGAGCACCATGGCTCAATGTGTCAGAGCACGTGCGCAAACCACTAAGCCACAGCTCCGACATCATTTGCTTAACTTAGGAGCACCTCTCAAGTGTGTTACCTTTATGTGTGCTTTGGCCTTGTTGAGCAGTCCCAGAGTGGTGTGACGGCTGCAGTCTGGTCCCAGCGGGATGAGAGCCTTCAATCGCTCCAGACACAAGCGAAGGTGGGCTCGCCTGAAACATGACACACAGAAACATCAGCCTCGTGCACACACGTAAATGCACACGCCCTGGAAAAACTCAATGAACTTGCTGTACCTGTGTGATCTGACCAACAACTTACGAGGCAACACCTCATTCTCTAGCTTTAAGACAAGGCatgcacacacacccacacatgcCACTGACTACTCAAAGATTGTATTCTAGGAACTCAACGTGCTTGAGGTTGTAGATGCTTCCTTTCTGATGCAAAACAGACCTGGGTCCAACGCTGTTTTTAGCTTTAacgaaaactaaaaataagctCCTTCAAtacttgaaatgaaataaatattaagaaagGCCAacatgaatagatagatagaacgacaggtagacagatagacaaagaGAAaacgatagacagatgatagatagataaatgataGAGTGAataacagatagatagaacgacagatagacggaatgaacgatagatagaatgaggGAACgagagaatgacagaacgatggaatagatatagatagaatgatggataaaGATGGATACATAGAACGACAGAATAAGAGAACGAGTGAATTATAGATAGAACAGaacaatggatagatagaacactagaatgatagaacaatagatagataaagatggatagacagaacaacataATGAGGGAACGAGAGGATGATAGATAAAGATGGATacatagaacgacagaatgcgAGAACGAGTGAATtacagatagaacaacagaacaatggATAGAACACTAGAATCATagaacagaacgatagatagaacaatagatagataaatagataaagatggacagacagaacaatagaatgaagGAACgagagaatgacagaatgatggaataatagatatagatagaatgatagataaagATGGATACATAGAACGACGGAATGAGAGAACAAAAGAATTATAGATAGAATAACAGAACaatggatagaacgatagatagaatgttagaacgatagatagaacgatagatagaacgatagatagaatgaggGAACGAGAGAATTATAGAATGATGGAataatagatatagatagaatgatagataaagATGGATacacagaacgatagaatgagaGAACAAGTGAATtatagatagaacaacaaaacaatgggTAGATAGAACACTAGAACGACAGAACTATAAAATGattaggtagatagatagaatgacagaatgagagAACAAGACAATGACAGATAGAAccaaagaaagacatttttatttaaagtactaaaataaaaccttaaaaaaactatataaaaatactataatactaaaaatatactacaaaaatgacaaaaccacaaattactaaaactttgaaaaactatctaattcaaaataccaacaataactataatagtatatcaatgATACAAAACACTGGTGTCCAACACCCCTTAAAAACACAAGCAGACTCTGTCTACTTTTTACTAGCACACGTGGGCATGAGTGTGCTTGTGTATGAGTGATCACTATCAGCACGTGTCTCTAATTGTGTTATGGAAGCTTTTCAACTCTTATTCCGTTTGCATTCCACCTTATCGCCAATGAAGATGGCTGCTCTctttctttcacacacacacacacacgcacgcacgcacgcacgcacgcacacacacacacacatacaaagtcTGTCTGGCCTGTGACAAAGGCGGTAGATTTATCACAAGCCTTATCGCTCTGTCTGAGCACCACCGAGAGGGCACTGTTATCAGGACACCCgtcttaacacacacacacacacacacacacacacacacacaagttgcAGACGCTCCAGTGTCTGCCTCAGTGTGTGGACATTGATTGATCAACCTGGTGCATTAATGGCTACAGGGGGCAGACTGGTATTTTAGACATACTTGTAGCTCATACAAATTACAGCACAAGGCCTCTAGTTCATCTACACCCATTTCGCATTACAACCCCTTCACCATGGCGACCAGATGCAAACCAAATATCTTTAAAGTACTTCTCACGCAATCTACATATCATCTGTCTCCAGACATGACAGTGTCGCGTCACACACTCCAGCAGCGCTGGCCAGGAAGGCCGTATATATGTGCGTGTTTGCTTTCGTCTGTGTAATGCGTGATAAATGACTTCGTTTCAGTCAGCAGACAGAGATCGTGCCAAATAACAATCACTTAGTATGTCGTCTCGCAGGCTAAGTGAAAAACAACTTTATGACAACATACATTAAACACTCCAGTATCTGTGGTATCTGAAAAGATGGGTTGCATAATGcgagaaaacaaaacagaaaccaacgcaaaaacacacagacaaaagCTAGACGTAACATGGTCTAGGTAAAGTTATTTGTGTTTCAGTTACTATGAATAACAGTGCAAATGACAATGCATGTGCAGTCAGGTTATGTAATACAGATAAACTTTGTCATGTTAGCTTTGATGCAAAATCAAAATTAGAAGGAGGCATGCTACCCTCTTAAATAGGTTCTTTATTGGCTTCAGTGAATAACTTTCCACTGAGCAAATGGTTATTTATagtggaaaacattccaggttttttctccatatagcggacttcaatggtggccaatgggttgaaggtccaaactgcagtttcaatgcagcttcaaaaggctttacACGATTCCAGCCGAGAATAAAGGTCATAGCTAGCGAAACGTTTGctcatttactaaaaaaattaaattaatatactttttaaccacaaatgctcagtgatacttcagttcaaaaaggtagggtagggcaaaaaaatccatctcattttctccttcaactttaaaaaaaaaaaaaaatcgcccaacattgttgttttaccttttttgtaaagggcgtttgactttctttgcacatttgctttgtaaacactgggtcggtacttttgcctaagtcacacgtgacctttccaacgtgattacataatgtgtggagtccagctagtgcaagacaagcatttgtggttgtaaagtatataaatgtattttttttttttttaaagaaaatgacagattgtttcgctagataagacccttaatcATCAGCTGGGACCacgtagagccctttaaagttgcatttaaactgcactgaaatttggaccttcaaccccttcaactccccattgaagtccactatgtggagaaaaatcctggaattttttcctcaaaaccttcatttctttttgactggggaaagacagacatgaacatcttggatgatttttggtgtgagtaaattatcaggaaatttttattctggaactgaactaattctttaactaCAATGCCTTCAAATGCTGCCTCTGTAGGCAGTTCATTTGGTTTTGGAACAGCGTAAATGAATGACCCTTGATAATCGTGGGTGTGCAGAATCTGTGCTTCAAAGCTGCAAGATGAGTCTATTCTTCTGGTCGAGATCTGGCACTGGTAGAAGATGCCAAGTTTTGTACTCCTCTGCATTAGTCATATAGAGAACTCTACAACTCGGTTTAATAATAACTCAAATCAAACGTGCCTCTTACGTTGGAACATGTTCAGACCTGCTCTCTCTTACACCCCGAGCAAGAATTTTATTATGACAAAACATCTTCGCATTTCCTTTAAATGactcataaaaataaacacacacactcgtaGTCAGGGCTGTCAAGATCGTAAAATGGCTGGATTACATTTCATTATCAAACAAACAACTGCATTCATGTGGacttgatagatagatagatagatagatagataacatgAAATCCTGTCCTTTCTGTTTTCTGATGTGATGGGGGGTTTATTAGGGGTCGAAAACACATGCTTGCCCCAGATTCTGCTTAGCTTATTGGTAAATAATGAATGGAACTGGTATAATGCTATGGTTCTGACATGGTAACATCAAGGTCAAGAAGGGGTCCACACCATTCGAGCACACTCTCGAATTATAATctccatcaaaaacaaaatatgtcgGCCAAAAGCCTCGTGGTTAGTGCGCCGACATACAGCACAACTATGCTTGTGGTGACCAGAGTTCGAATCCCGTCTCGTGGCTCTTTGCTGATCCCACTCCCCTTTTGCTTTCCTGTCCACTCTATACTGTCTTGTTCAAgtaaaggccaaaaataaaaagccaataaatatatctttaaaaaaataataataaatatacaacacattttccccaaaaaacaacatgtaaaaggtGTGCAGATTACTTACTGGCATGGCTATTTACGTGACAACACAAACTGCATCCTCTGTGAACCAAGGATCTATTTATAGCAGCATGTGCATTTAATATAGATGAAACCTAGGCCCATATGATGGCATGGAGTCACCGTACAACAATGCACGCACACCAGAAACGTCAGGGTTTTTTCCTACGGATTCTCCCGTACTATGTTTTGCTCCATTGCCTCACATGATGCCTTTGAAGCATCGCGTCATATGGCAGGGTTATTGCACACCACTGCACAGATTACGGAGCGAGAGCAGGCTCTGGGTTCTCAAGCTCTAGTTCGGATCTCATCAATAAAGCAGGACTGACATCTTCATCTGGGTTACCAGCTTGTTTAAgccttgttttatttaaaggtttGGCCACGTGCTTCGTGATGTCACAATGGGCGAGCGTGGAGACGTGTCCCCATCAAATCAGCAACAGTCCCGAGCTCTCGAACAGCTCTCAGATTAAACAAGAGCGGCATCCTCCCCCACCacgtaaacacacacagatgggAGACCATTATTGGTGCTAGTCCTCCGTTCTCATGTAATCTGTCCAAAAAGTGGACGAATGACATTAAAGAGATGTACCAACCTAAAAGCAACATGCACTCACGCTGGGAATAAAAGCAACCTTCAAATGTGGGCAGAGAACGAGGGAGGGAGAAGGAGGGAGAGATGGTTGCAGATGTAAAGTTAGAAGGTGGGGGTAGTCAGGATAGAGAGAATGAAAGAGAGATGAATAAAGAGGTAGGAGGAAGAGAAAGATACCAGTACAGACAGACACTATGACGGCACTCTATGTAAACATGCTTGCAAACAAAGAAGCCTTTGAGCCATGCATGGGGTGAACCAATGACAGCTTATTGTATGACACACGAAGGAGGGGTGGATGTGCAAAAATACACGTTTTCAAAATCGACTAGTAGGTGGGTTGCCTGCATAGCTAGTCGACTGACTAGTCTTGTTCAACATCAACAGAGCTAAAGTAATGGAGTGGGCTACTTGGACTACTTTTAACTTAATCCACATCTTGAATGCAATTCTCATGGTAGGATGctcaaaaaaaatatcaaacaaatggaaaaatgtGGATGGACTAGTCTCACTTCCAGTTGTCTAGTCAGTTGTTGTACAACTCTAGTCAACCATTGAGACCAATCCCTAGTAGGGGGAGACAGAACAAGACCTACATCAGGCTTAGGATATACCCTTGCTGCACGCCTGGTTAAACACGTACATAAACACGCATTACTTGCAGAGCAATGGCTACAGTCCATAGAGAAATAAACGAGCATGTACGAATTCAGAAAGTAACAGCTGTGGTGGAGCAAGGCCCACTCTGGCCCATCAGTAACACATGGATTAGTTCACACGTGCTGAGCTGTAATCTGCTCCGCACAGCCCAGACCAGCAGACCCCACTCACATGCCCacagagtttgtgtgtgtggtcaTGTGATTGCTGCCCCCATCCCTAAAGCTCCTGCAGATGGCTGTGTGCATGGAAAACACAGATTCTCTATTGTACCGCTCACTATTACGTGGGTTTCAATTGGCCAGAAGGTTGTGGACACTGGATAATCTAATAAACGTGAGGTGATCCCAAAAACAAACGGGACGAAAtcagaaaacacaaacatcacCAGATGTTTGGATCACTCCACACTCTCTCAGAAAATCTACTCAATCCACTTTATTTCCCCGGAAGGATGCCTAatccaaacacaaaaaaatacacacacagcagtggTGGAAGGGCAAACAGCCATAGGACTCTTCGGTAATCAGATCAAAGGCCATGACACACAAAGCATAGGACTATGGGTGCAGATCAATGTGATTGGTTATGACTGGTCGACCTTCGGGGGCTCCGCCAATTGGATGGCCAGATAGTATAGCTATCTCCCACTTGCAATTACGATTCCCTAGGCCAGGCCTAACTCAATATATGACACTCTGTGGTAGGCCTCAGGGCCGTAACCACCACAAACATTGGGGAGGACATGTCACCCCAATGTTTTGGCCATGACACACAAAGCAAGATCAATATGGTTGGTTATGATTGGATGACCTTCAGGGGCTCCGCTGATTGGATGGCTCTGTGGTATTTCACTTGCCATGATGATTTCCTAATCCAGGGGTGCCCATACTCAATCCtgaagggccggtgtcctgcagagtttagcttcaaccccaattagacacacctgaagcaGCTAATGGAGCTCTTACTgagcatactagaaacttcctggcaggtgtgttgaggcaagttgcatctaaactctgctgGACACCCAGCCCTCCAGGattgagtttgggcacccctgccctAGGCCAAGCATACGTAAATAAATGACACTCCATGGTAGGCCAATGCCATAACAACGAGAAACATTGAGGAGGAAATGTCACCCCAAGGTTTCGATCAGTGGTTGAccaacaatgttttttttcaattggTCTTGCCAATCTTGAATGTCTGGTTGCCAGGCCTGCAAACGGTCATACTTTGACACAGTGTAGATACAAACCTTACAAACTTCAACATCAGGTTTTAAGGGTGTTGCTGGTGACATTCAACTGACTATGTCAATCGGGAACGTTACCTGCTTCCTAAAGTTCAGCCTGCAATTCAAGAATTTGGTTATAGTATTAAGGAGGAGTCTAAAAATGTTGGGTGTGGATGTATAGTAAGGTTTACAATGCCATCAAGGATGTGGGTCTGTTTATGTGTTGTTTCTGTAACCTTATCCAGTAGTAACCATGCGTGTTGCATTTGAAGCAAGATGAAACATGGTGTTCCTTTACAGAACACAGTAAATGTGGGGCAAGGCAGAGCACCAGCAGCCTCTGAATCTCAAATGTCCTCTGCTATACTCTTCCGACATAACCCAAAGACTGCCACAGGGGCGTGTGTCCTTCCTGACTCACCCAAAACACCCAGAGCATTGTCAACCTTCCATAGCATGAGTGTGCATCTACGCGTGCATTGCGAACATGCCCTGGCACGTGTGCGAGTCGGCATTGCTTACTTGACCAAAGATCACGCTTCCTAAGCTGCTTTAGCTGGCCAAGAAAAGCTTACAAGGCATCAGGTCAGAGAGAACAGCCAGTTCTGGTTTCCCTTCCAGGGGTTTCCGGAATTCCCAGGGGAAAGCGGAATGTTCTGACTCCAGCTTCCTCTGTACTCCTGTAGACAACTGGGAGGACAACATGTAAGGTCATCGGCAGCGAGTTCTCGAGGAGAACACTCTGGCTATGGATGACGTTGTATCTTCTGAAcgcattttatttgaaatgattatCTTTGCGGGTGGAAGTGTGTTGTAGCAAATCAACCCGAGCGCCTCTACGTTCTGAAAAGATCTTTTCTTAGGACCGTTGATCTATTTTCAGTAAGCCAGCTTGGCAGCTTTATTTCTGAGCCTTTGCATTCTGACTGTCAAACACTCCACGGCCCACACATCCACGACAACGTGCTTAACACACAACCAAACACCCTCGCTTTCACACACCAGATAATTACCAAACACATACCCATAATTGGAAATGAAATCAGTGATTTCATGTCAATTTGGCATCCTCCTTAGCTCATAGCACATTTGACATCCGAACTCTGAAACCAAACCCAAGTTAAGGAAATTGAGGCTCACCACATATGTACAAAGGCATCATAAGATCAAACGGCGGCATGCTTGCATGAACACACGTGTGTTATCTGTATACGTGTGGTAGCTTGCAAGAGGCCGGAATGTGGTCACAAGGCTTTCATCTCCTTCCTCTTCCTTTCTCACATGCAAAAACATTGTGAGCTATCTTACATCTTCATCAGACAGAAACTGCATGTGATGCCTGACAAAAAATGGTCACTGCTTGCCACCTGGGACTGCAGTAATGCTTTGGTAAGCAGGAAACTGTCTTCTGCTTCCAGATGAGCCACTCAAGGCTCAAGTATTTTGGTTTATCACGGCAGAGAGTTGGAAGGGATGCATTACAACTTTGATCTGGAAGGGATTTCAGGtgcaaaacttaaaattatagGTGTCCTATCTTTGAGAACTTTCAAAGTCATGTGGAGTCAGGGGTAATATGGTTTGTTGTCGGGTGTGGCTGCTGACTGTACCTTCGTCATGTgttgtgtaatatttatttgtgctgACAGTAAAGGCTGTCCGACAAGCCCTGTCCTCTTTATCTGCACCAAACCCATACAACCCCATGCCAGCGCACTGACAACCCTTCATA encodes the following:
- the mxi1 gene encoding max-interacting protein 1 isoform X2: MVRSERQGREVKAEDLFLESEASLDQQDFEMSTCPFNDVFNSTDSSMINTFLKNVQVLLEAARYIESAERKDGKSEHGYASTFPSIQHSSYQRQRKLRNKKCSNNHNRSTHNELEKNRRAHLRLCLERLKALIPLGPDCSRHTTLGLLNKAKAHIKKLEEAERKSQHQLESLEREQRHLRRRLDLLRGGGGVLEGERIRTDSVGSTLCSERSDRSDSDQEMEVDVESTEFSHGELDSVSTASTSDLDDHSSLQSTASDEGYSSCSIKLAFSS
- the mxi1 gene encoding max-interacting protein 1 isoform X3, translated to MTAVLNIQRLLEAAEYIERRERESEHGYASTFPSIQHSSYQRQRKLRNKKCSNNHNRSTHNELEKNRRAHLRLCLERLKALIPLGPDCSRHTTLGLLNKAKAHIKKLEEAERKSQHQLESLEREQRHLRRRLDLLRGGGGVLEGERIRTDSVGSTLCSERSDRSDSDQEEMEVDVESTEFSHGELDSVSTASTSDLDDHSSLQSTASDEGYSSCSIKLAFSS
- the mxi1 gene encoding max-interacting protein 1 isoform X1 — translated: MVRSERQGREVKAEDLFLESEASLDQQDFEMSTCPFNDVFNSTDSSMINTFLKNVQVLLEAARYIESAERKDGKSEHGYASTFPSIQHSSYQRQRKLRNKKCSNNHNRSTHNELEKNRRAHLRLCLERLKALIPLGPDCSRHTTLGLLNKAKAHIKKLEEAERKSQHQLESLEREQRHLRRRLDLLRGGGGVLEGERIRTDSVGSTLCSERSDRSDSDQEEMEVDVESTEFSHGELDSVSTASTSDLDDHSSLQSTASDEGYSSCSIKLAFSS